In a single window of the Sulfurimonas sp. hsl 1-7 genome:
- a CDS encoding DUF2238 domain-containing protein — MNKYLWILTYLTVLIWSLINPKDQFTWVLEVTPALIGGLVLLLTYNSFRLTPILYYLILAHCIILMVGGHYTYAEVPLFDTIRDFFGAQRNDYDKIGHIFQGFVPAMVAREILLRKNVVQNGLWLHFIVLSIILAISSFYELVEWWVALATGENAEAFLGTQGYVWDTQSDMAYALLGGILALVTLTKFHNKQIDSLQ, encoded by the coding sequence ATGAATAAATATCTCTGGATACTCACCTACCTTACTGTGTTAATATGGTCTCTGATCAATCCTAAAGATCAATTTACCTGGGTACTTGAAGTCACCCCTGCCCTAATTGGCGGCTTAGTATTACTCCTTACATATAATTCTTTTCGTTTAACACCTATTTTATACTATTTAATATTAGCACACTGTATCATCTTAATGGTTGGGGGACACTATACCTATGCAGAGGTACCCTTGTTCGATACTATAAGAGATTTTTTTGGTGCGCAGAGAAACGATTATGACAAGATAGGACATATTTTTCAAGGTTTTGTCCCGGCTATGGTAGCCAGGGAGATACTGCTACGTAAAAATGTAGTGCAAAACGGGCTTTGGTTACATTTTATAGTACTCTCAATCATCCTGGCAATTAGTAGTTTTTATGAACTAGTTGAATGGTGGGTTGCATTAGCTACAGGGGAAAATGCCGAAGCCTTTTTAGGGACACAGGGGTATGTGTGGGATACACAGTCAGATATGGCCTATGCCCTTCTAGGTGGTATCCTAGCTCTTGTTACTCTTACCAAATTTCACAACAAACAGATCGATTCTTTGCAATAA
- a CDS encoding SH3 domain-containing C40 family peptidase, with amino-acid sequence MNYIYSVVAVMLLSACAQKVEVIQEKKVDNTQQKEIVQELVEIPQNAGFYTSTLQEKKLGDIEEFVNKYFRAWNIEKISITQDQAKWAYVYDNNNSYGYTLQPITQNFFQTIDENSNYEAFSTLNRYALTLKLLNVRALPTDKPVFLDPSKAGEGYPFDYLQNTSIAPNKPIFVSHYSKDKKWVFIESSFGFGWVKTEDIVFIDKKYTLLWQKAQQVFLTKDNVTIYDQNGNYLFGSRVGMVLPLIDEDEESYTVLTVAKSKENQPLFLHSKLSKEIAHKGLLDFNSDNVVTIMDELQKGRYGWGGIYGQRDCSSTLRDFYAPFGLWLPRNSSVQSSMGDVKKLDLLSNEEKEIFIKEQAVPFETLVYKKGHIALYVGTYNNQAIIFQNVWGVKTKKDETEGRFLIAKPVFSTLEVGKNLKEFDPDASMLSKLQSINHLVE; translated from the coding sequence TTGAACTATATTTATTCTGTTGTTGCAGTGATGTTACTCAGTGCCTGTGCACAAAAAGTGGAAGTTATTCAAGAAAAAAAGGTCGATAATACACAACAAAAAGAGATAGTTCAAGAGCTTGTAGAGATTCCTCAAAATGCAGGTTTTTATACTTCCACTCTTCAAGAAAAAAAGCTTGGAGACATAGAAGAGTTTGTAAATAAATATTTTCGGGCTTGGAATATAGAGAAGATCTCTATAACACAAGATCAGGCAAAGTGGGCTTATGTATATGATAACAACAATAGCTACGGCTATACACTCCAACCGATAACACAAAATTTTTTTCAAACGATAGATGAAAATTCAAACTATGAAGCATTTTCGACTTTAAACAGATACGCACTTACCCTAAAACTTCTTAATGTCAGAGCACTTCCCACAGATAAGCCTGTATTTTTAGATCCTAGCAAAGCAGGTGAGGGGTATCCGTTTGATTACTTGCAAAATACCTCTATAGCTCCAAACAAACCTATATTTGTTTCACACTATTCTAAAGATAAAAAATGGGTTTTTATAGAATCCAGTTTTGGTTTTGGCTGGGTAAAAACAGAAGATATAGTCTTTATTGACAAAAAATACACTCTCTTATGGCAAAAAGCCCAGCAAGTATTTTTAACTAAAGACAATGTAACGATTTACGATCAAAACGGTAATTATCTTTTTGGTTCTCGTGTAGGGATGGTACTTCCGCTGATTGATGAGGATGAAGAGAGCTATACAGTTCTCACTGTAGCTAAATCAAAAGAGAATCAACCTCTGTTTTTACATTCAAAACTATCTAAAGAGATAGCGCATAAAGGTCTACTCGATTTTAATAGCGATAATGTTGTAACCATTATGGATGAACTACAAAAAGGAAGATATGGATGGGGTGGTATATATGGACAACGTGACTGCTCTTCAACACTTAGGGATTTTTACGCACCTTTTGGTCTATGGCTTCCTAGAAACTCTTCTGTTCAAAGCTCTATGGGAGATGTAAAGAAACTAGATTTACTCTCTAATGAAGAAAAAGAGATTTTTATTAAAGAACAAGCAGTCCCTTTTGAAACACTAGTATACAAAAAAGGGCATATTGCATTGTATGTCGGTACATATAACAATCAGGCTATTATTTTTCAAAATGTTTGGGGTGTTAAAACGAAAAAAGATGAAACTGAAGGAAGATTTTTAATAGCAAAACCGGTTTTTAGTACTTTAGAAGTTGGAAAAAATCTTAAAGAGTTTGATCCCGATGCTTCAATGCTTAGCAAACTTCAAAGCATCAACCACCTTGTAGAGTAG
- a CDS encoding DUF6166 domain-containing protein, which yields MAITMNNHVFKGHRTLLGNKFVTYGELELPTRYEQYQQSKNGFDWGNQSKGAMQLSFSILAQLSDEKLAEMYAQQYTKDVVKSLNTRDWVLSASQVLQWIEKNCTDFKNSDTKTKETKPVKKPIKNLTKKQTKQKSNIVKDICKELNITQKQLAEILEVPEGTVSSWAVKNEIPRLGKKAIEFYIANQKNQKIVDSYKNFINLLQEI from the coding sequence ATGGCAATAACGATGAACAATCATGTCTTTAAAGGGCATAGAACACTGCTTGGAAATAAGTTCGTCACATACGGTGAACTAGAACTTCCAACAAGGTATGAACAATACCAACAATCTAAAAATGGATTTGACTGGGGCAATCAAAGTAAAGGTGCAATGCAACTTTCCTTTTCTATACTGGCTCAGCTTAGCGATGAAAAATTAGCCGAGATGTATGCTCAACAATATACAAAAGATGTTGTAAAAAGTTTAAATACACGAGACTGGGTACTCAGTGCATCGCAAGTGTTACAATGGATCGAAAAAAATTGTACTGATTTTAAAAATTCTGATACTAAAACCAAAGAGACTAAACCTGTAAAAAAACCTATAAAAAACTTAACTAAAAAACAAACAAAACAAAAGTCAAATATTGTAAAGGACATATGTAAAGAGTTAAACATTACGCAAAAACAATTAGCTGAAATCCTTGAAGTACCGGAGGGGACAGTTTCAAGTTGGGCTGTAAAAAATGAGATCCCGCGACTTGGTAAAAAAGCAATAGAGTTTTATATTGCAAATCAAAAAAATCAAAAAATTGTAGATAGCTACAAAAACTTTATCAATCTATTACAAGAAATATAA
- a CDS encoding flagellar basal body rod C-terminal domain-containing protein, whose amino-acid sequence MNISNNISSIQTSQTLLNTTANNVANVNTDGFVPSSTIATNDQSGSVTAQTRQADNTGSEKSQTDLSREIPNEMVAQRSTEANVVAIKAQDDVMGTLLDIKA is encoded by the coding sequence ATGAATATTTCAAATAACATCTCATCAATTCAAACAAGTCAAACACTCTTAAATACAACTGCAAATAATGTTGCAAATGTAAATACGGATGGATTTGTTCCTAGCAGTACTATAGCAACGAATGATCAAAGCGGTAGTGTGACAGCGCAAACACGTCAAGCGGACAATACTGGTTCAGAGAAAAGTCAAACAGATCTCTCTCGTGAAATTCCAAATGAGATGGTGGCACAACGCTCAACAGAAGCAAATGTTGTAGCTATCAAAGCTCAAGACGATGTAATGGGAACTCTACTCGACATCAAAGCATAA
- a CDS encoding adenylate kinase → MKKLFLIIGAPGSGKTTDAELIAKNNEQISHYSTGDMLRAEVARNTPRGQEINKYISKGEIVPIKIVIETIVNAIKDSQNDLVIIDGYPRSIEQMMELDTYLQNTPDVRLTSVIEVEVSEETARDRVLGRARGEDDNNEVFDNRMKVYTEPLDEIRTFYKEKDLLKVISGEGTIEEIVSEMESFIKARI, encoded by the coding sequence ATGAAAAAACTGTTTCTAATTATCGGAGCTCCAGGCTCTGGTAAAACAACTGATGCTGAACTTATTGCAAAAAATAACGAGCAGATATCACACTACTCTACGGGAGATATGTTAAGAGCTGAAGTAGCACGTAATACTCCTAGAGGTCAAGAGATAAACAAATATATCTCTAAAGGTGAGATAGTTCCTATAAAAATCGTTATAGAAACTATCGTAAATGCTATTAAAGACTCTCAAAACGATCTTGTTATCATTGACGGATATCCTAGAAGTATTGAGCAGATGATGGAGTTAGATACATACCTGCAAAATACTCCTGATGTAAGATTGACAAGTGTGATCGAAGTTGAAGTAAGTGAAGAAACAGCTCGTGACAGGGTTTTAGGACGTGCTCGCGGTGAAGATGACAACAATGAAGTGTTTGACAACCGTATGAAAGTATACACTGAGCCTCTTGATGAGATTCGTACTTTCTACAAAGAAAAAGACTTACTAAAAGTGATTTCAGGCGAAGGAACTATAGAAGAGATAGTTTCTGAAATGGAAAGCTTTATAAAAGCGAGAATTTAG
- a CDS encoding competence/damage-inducible protein A, translating into MNFYAVIIGTEILNGRRVDKHFEFLKQELSQFGHELFASLIIKDDETLITNTYKMIQEDPNGIMFSFGGIGSTPDDLTRSIASKVFRDAPTQAHQKFLADIIERFGDEAYPHRIHMADLPPNSDLLFNPVNNMSGFSLDDRYFFVPGFPSMAHPMLSDAIKQHFSNVRERYRKTLYADTSENTLISVMKQVPNHIELSSLPVFVDNKPNVELSLIGEEAVDVQRYFEMFTQLLEEQNINYKLM; encoded by the coding sequence ATGAATTTTTATGCAGTTATAATTGGAACAGAGATCTTAAACGGTCGAAGAGTAGATAAACATTTCGAATTTTTAAAACAGGAACTCTCTCAGTTCGGACATGAACTGTTTGCCTCTTTGATTATTAAAGACGATGAGACATTAATCACAAACACATACAAAATGATTCAAGAAGATCCAAATGGGATTATGTTCTCTTTTGGAGGGATCGGCTCTACTCCCGATGATCTCACACGCAGTATCGCATCTAAAGTCTTTCGCGATGCACCGACACAAGCACATCAAAAGTTTTTAGCCGATATTATTGAAAGATTTGGTGATGAAGCGTATCCGCACCGTATTCACATGGCAGATCTTCCACCAAACTCTGATCTACTTTTCAATCCGGTAAATAATATGTCCGGTTTTTCACTAGATGATCGCTATTTCTTTGTACCAGGTTTTCCCTCTATGGCACACCCTATGCTAAGTGATGCGATCAAACAACATTTTTCAAATGTTCGAGAAAGATATAGAAAAACCCTCTATGCAGATACAAGTGAAAACACCCTAATTTCGGTTATGAAACAAGTTCCAAATCATATTGAACTCTCATCACTTCCCGTCTTTGTAGATAATAAACCAAATGTTGAACTTTCTTTAATCGGAGAGGAAGCAGTTGATGTCCAAAGATACTTTGAGATGTTTACACAGCTTTTAGAGGAACAAAATATAAACTATAAATTAATGTAA
- a CDS encoding ankyrin repeat domain-containing protein, translating into MNSKWTELLNNDDYLGIKKYLKTDGDITEVNDSGEGVLACAIRAHCDFDTLMLLIEFGADPFDFDDEGVSVFDIAITYDNKEMVNYLIEKGRDVNQTNRRSGFTPLMAAACYGRAEIAKILVQNGVDQNAKDSKGFTAADFARKMNKKSVLEVLEYDENSPKNTNYAR; encoded by the coding sequence ATGAATAGTAAATGGACAGAATTATTAAATAATGACGATTATCTTGGTATAAAAAAATATCTAAAAACAGACGGTGATATCACCGAAGTAAATGATTCAGGAGAGGGTGTTCTTGCATGTGCCATTCGTGCACACTGTGATTTTGACACGCTCATGCTTTTGATCGAATTTGGAGCAGACCCGTTTGACTTTGACGATGAGGGTGTAAGTGTATTTGATATAGCTATCACTTACGACAACAAAGAGATGGTGAATTATCTGATCGAAAAAGGTCGAGATGTAAACCAGACAAACAGAAGAAGCGGTTTTACACCGTTGATGGCTGCTGCGTGTTACGGAAGGGCAGAAATAGCAAAAATATTGGTACAAAACGGTGTCGATCAAAATGCTAAAGATTCTAAAGGATTTACGGCAGCTGATTTTGCGCGTAAGATGAATAAAAAATCTGTTTTAGAAGTTCTGGAATATGATGAGAACTCACCGAAAAATACTAACTACGCAAGGTAA
- the adk gene encoding adenylate kinase has translation MRIILLGAPGAGKGTQAQFLTKKYNIPQISTGDMLRAAIKAGTEMGKLAKEAMDAGKLVTDEIIIGLVKDRIAEDDCKNGYLLDGFPRTLAQADAVTNAGISIDAVIEIDVADEEIVKRMSGRRAHLASGRTYHVVFNPPKVEGKDDVTGEDLVQRDDDKEEVVLDRLKVYHDQTEPLIGYYKEQASKNAAIKYITVDGTADIADVEKAIVTGLAN, from the coding sequence ATGAGAATTATACTACTTGGAGCTCCTGGTGCCGGTAAAGGTACACAAGCTCAATTTCTTACAAAAAAATACAATATCCCTCAAATCTCTACTGGAGATATGTTAAGAGCAGCTATTAAAGCTGGTACTGAGATGGGTAAACTTGCTAAAGAAGCTATGGATGCAGGTAAACTTGTAACTGATGAGATCATCATCGGTCTTGTAAAAGACAGAATTGCTGAAGATGACTGTAAAAACGGTTACCTTTTAGATGGTTTTCCACGTACATTAGCACAAGCTGATGCAGTTACTAATGCAGGTATCTCTATAGATGCTGTTATCGAGATTGATGTAGCTGACGAAGAGATCGTAAAAAGAATGAGCGGACGTCGTGCTCACCTTGCAAGTGGTAGAACATATCATGTTGTTTTCAATCCACCGAAAGTTGAAGGAAAAGATGACGTAACAGGTGAAGATCTTGTACAACGTGATGATGATAAAGAGGAAGTAGTTCTTGATCGTCTTAAAGTTTACCACGATCAAACTGAACCGTTAATCGGTTACTACAAAGAGCAAGCAAGCAAAAATGCAGCTATAAAATACATCACAGTTGACGGTACTGCAGATATCGCAGATGTTGAAAAAGCTATTGTAACAGGTTTAGCAAACTAA
- a CDS encoding NAD(+)/NADH kinase, giving the protein MQTKIIKKVGVILRPSTPELKDDFFKLKSIFESHNMDVYIESISAGMIDVMGMDFELLCKQCDVLVTLGGDGTLISVVRRSFDYDIPVFGIHAGNLGFLADVGMDELDTFVANLEKGKFRIDERAVLEATVTKNGEDVTMYAFNDIVLTRPSISNMIHIETLVDGNAFNTYYGDGVIVSTPTGSTAYNLSAGGPVLFPLTEVFTLTPICPHSLTQTPVVLPGKFQIEMKSTDKRALIIIDGQDMHELEQNESIHIKLASQTAKLLHREEFNYFDVLKQKLGWGD; this is encoded by the coding sequence TTGCAAACAAAAATCATAAAAAAAGTTGGTGTAATCTTACGACCGTCTACTCCAGAACTTAAAGATGACTTTTTTAAATTGAAGTCTATTTTTGAGTCACATAACATGGATGTATACATAGAAAGTATAAGTGCCGGTATGATAGATGTAATGGGTATGGATTTTGAGCTATTATGTAAGCAGTGTGACGTTCTCGTTACATTAGGGGGTGATGGAACACTGATCTCTGTTGTAAGACGCAGTTTTGATTACGATATACCGGTTTTCGGTATCCATGCGGGTAATCTTGGATTTTTAGCCGATGTGGGTATGGATGAGCTTGATACTTTCGTAGCAAATCTGGAGAAGGGCAAATTTCGTATAGATGAGCGTGCAGTACTAGAAGCTACTGTCACTAAAAACGGTGAAGATGTAACAATGTATGCATTTAACGATATAGTTTTAACTCGTCCTTCGATCTCAAACATGATCCATATAGAGACATTGGTTGATGGAAACGCTTTTAATACCTATTATGGTGACGGTGTCATCGTCTCAACTCCTACAGGTTCAACGGCATACAATCTTTCAGCGGGCGGACCGGTACTGTTTCCGCTTACTGAAGTGTTTACCCTGACACCTATCTGTCCCCATTCATTGACACAAACACCGGTTGTCCTGCCGGGAAAATTTCAAATAGAGATGAAGTCTACGGATAAACGTGCTTTAATCATTATAGATGGGCAAGATATGCATGAGTTAGAACAAAACGAGAGTATACATATAAAGTTAGCATCACAAACAGCTAAACTGCTTCACAGAGAAGAGTTTAACTATTTTGACGTATTAAAACAAAAACTAGGGTGGGGTGATTAA
- the aspS gene encoding aspartate--tRNA ligase, with protein sequence MRTHYCTDLNETNVGQEVTVVGWANSYRDHGGIIFIDLRDKTGLIQLTCDPEDSAEAHKVADSVRDEYVLVAKGKVRLRGEGLTNPRLKTGAIEIVVDELIIENKSAPLPFVIGDKKVGEETTLKYRYLELRDQSMYEAFRLRSKAAIAARNILDENGFLEVETPILTKSTPEGARDYLVPSRVHHGEFYALPQSPQLFKQLLMVGGFDRYFQIAKCFRDEDLRADRQPEFTQIDVEMSFCDQEDVIKVAEDLIVAMFKACDIEVKAPFNRMPHSEAMEKYGSDKPDMRYGLEMVDVIDIFERCDNEIFTNIAKKPHVNRIKALKVPGADLVFSKREMKSFEDFVRKFGAQGLGYFQMKEDGLKGPLIKFFSEEDIQLLIDRLGMEVGDVVFFGAGEKKVVWDYMGRLRIFIAEHEKMNLVDPDKYEFLWVVDFPMFEVEDGRVKALHHPFTMPKDTDKDDVEEIESIAYDIVLNGVELGGGSIRIHKEEVQAEIFKLLGISDEEAREKFGFLLDALKFGAPPHGGFAIGFDRLMMLITKKSSIRDVIAFPKTQKASCILTEAPSQVDNDQLRDLHIRIREQAKA encoded by the coding sequence TTGAGAACTCATTACTGTACAGATTTAAACGAAACAAATGTCGGTCAAGAGGTTACTGTTGTTGGTTGGGCAAACAGTTACCGTGACCACGGTGGTATTATATTTATAGATTTACGTGACAAGACTGGACTTATCCAGCTTACATGTGATCCAGAGGATAGCGCAGAAGCTCATAAAGTTGCTGATAGCGTAAGAGACGAGTATGTTTTAGTAGCTAAAGGTAAGGTACGTCTTCGTGGTGAAGGTTTAACAAACCCACGTCTTAAAACTGGTGCTATAGAGATAGTTGTTGATGAACTTATTATTGAAAACAAGTCAGCTCCACTTCCATTTGTGATCGGAGATAAAAAAGTTGGTGAAGAGACAACTCTTAAGTATCGTTACTTAGAATTAAGAGATCAATCTATGTATGAAGCGTTCCGTCTTCGTTCTAAAGCGGCGATCGCAGCAAGAAACATCTTAGATGAAAACGGTTTCTTAGAAGTTGAAACACCGATTCTTACAAAATCTACTCCGGAAGGTGCAAGAGATTATCTAGTACCGTCTCGTGTACACCATGGTGAATTTTATGCACTTCCACAATCACCGCAGCTTTTCAAACAGCTTCTAATGGTTGGTGGATTTGACAGATACTTCCAGATCGCTAAATGTTTCCGTGATGAAGATTTACGTGCTGATCGTCAACCTGAATTTACTCAAATAGACGTTGAGATGAGCTTCTGTGATCAAGAAGATGTTATTAAAGTTGCTGAAGACTTAATCGTTGCAATGTTCAAAGCGTGTGACATCGAAGTAAAAGCACCGTTTAACCGTATGCCACACAGTGAAGCTATGGAGAAATACGGTTCAGACAAACCGGATATGAGATATGGTCTTGAAATGGTTGACGTTATCGATATTTTCGAGAGATGTGATAATGAAATCTTTACAAACATCGCTAAAAAACCACATGTAAACCGTATTAAAGCGCTTAAAGTTCCTGGTGCTGATTTAGTATTCTCTAAACGTGAAATGAAATCATTTGAAGATTTCGTACGTAAATTCGGTGCTCAGGGTCTTGGATACTTCCAAATGAAAGAGGACGGTCTTAAAGGTCCGCTTATCAAATTCTTCAGCGAAGAGGATATTCAACTATTAATCGACAGATTAGGTATGGAAGTTGGTGACGTAGTATTCTTCGGTGCCGGTGAGAAAAAAGTTGTTTGGGACTATATGGGAAGACTAAGAATTTTCATCGCTGAACACGAAAAAATGAATCTTGTAGATCCTGATAAGTATGAATTCCTATGGGTAGTAGACTTCCCTATGTTTGAAGTTGAAGATGGACGTGTTAAAGCACTTCACCACCCATTTACAATGCCAAAAGACACTGATAAAGATGATGTTGAAGAGATTGAGTCTATCGCTTACGATATCGTACTTAACGGTGTTGAACTTGGTGGTGGTTCTATCCGTATCCATAAAGAGGAAGTACAAGCTGAGATCTTTAAACTTCTTGGTATCTCTGATGAAGAAGCAAGAGAGAAATTCGGTTTCTTACTAGATGCATTAAAATTCGGTGCACCTCCACACGGTGGTTTTGCAATCGGTTTTGACAGACTTATGATGCTTATTACTAAAAAATCATCTATTCGTGACGTTATTGCATTCCCTAAAACACAAAAAGCTTCTTGTATCTTAACTGAAGCTCCGTCTCAAGTTGACAACGATCAATTAAGAGACTTACATATCAGAATCCGCGAACAAGCTAAAGCGTAA
- a CDS encoding patatin-like phospholipase family protein, protein MKKDIALYLGSGGARGYAHIGVIRELERQGYNIKFISGSSMGALIGGLYASGKLDLYEEWVLNLDPLDVLKLVDFSFKKGGIIEGEKVFNVIADMIGKPNIEELSIPYVAIATDIKSKQPYYFTKGSLVEAIRASVAIPTLFTPVMKEEMILVDGGVCNPLGIVEPNDSSLYTIAVDLSGDEGINQEFQLPNGDKNQFVKKIRDYFQSKKVASQKINSVQIIQDSIETMQKIIADAHLEKVEPDLTISIPGNLCEFYEFHKAEEVIHYGAQSAKFSLL, encoded by the coding sequence ATGAAAAAAGATATAGCTCTTTATCTTGGTAGCGGCGGGGCACGCGGATATGCACATATAGGCGTAATTCGTGAACTTGAACGCCAAGGCTACAATATAAAGTTTATATCGGGTTCATCTATGGGTGCGCTCATAGGTGGACTTTATGCTTCAGGAAAACTCGATCTATATGAAGAATGGGTTTTAAACCTTGATCCCCTTGATGTTCTTAAACTTGTAGACTTTAGTTTCAAGAAGGGTGGTATCATCGAAGGTGAGAAGGTTTTTAATGTCATAGCAGATATGATAGGTAAGCCCAATATCGAAGAGTTGTCCATCCCTTATGTTGCTATCGCAACAGATATCAAATCAAAACAACCTTACTACTTTACAAAAGGTTCTCTCGTTGAAGCTATACGCGCTTCTGTAGCAATCCCGACACTTTTTACACCTGTTATGAAAGAGGAGATGATCCTTGTTGACGGTGGAGTTTGTAACCCTTTAGGTATAGTAGAACCTAATGACAGTTCTCTTTACACTATTGCTGTAGATCTAAGCGGTGATGAGGGGATAAACCAAGAATTTCAACTGCCAAACGGTGATAAAAACCAATTTGTAAAAAAAATACGTGATTATTTTCAATCGAAAAAAGTTGCAAGTCAAAAAATAAATTCTGTACAAATTATTCAAGATTCAATAGAGACAATGCAAAAAATAATTGCTGATGCACATTTAGAAAAGGTAGAACCCGATTTAACGATCTCTATACCGGGAAATTTATGTGAGTTTTATGAGTTTCATAAAGCAGAAGAGGTGATCCATTACGGAGCACAATCTGCTAAATTCTCGCTTTTATAA
- a CDS encoding YkvA family protein codes for MFAQIKKWAKSLKHYLYALYLAYHHKDVPLLAKIIIIIVVSYALSPIDLIPDFIPVIGYLDDFILLPLAIALAIRLVPEEIWSECKTKAHHSTLKSLPRSKIAALVVVLIWIVLAVLLYKLFF; via the coding sequence GTGTTCGCACAAATTAAGAAGTGGGCTAAGAGTTTAAAGCACTATCTTTATGCACTGTATCTGGCATATCATCATAAAGATGTCCCGCTTTTGGCAAAGATAATTATAATTATTGTAGTCTCATATGCACTTAGCCCAATTGACTTAATTCCCGATTTTATTCCCGTTATAGGTTATCTTGATGATTTTATTTTATTACCGCTTGCGATAGCACTTGCTATTAGGTTGGTACCTGAAGAGATCTGGAGTGAGTGTAAAACAAAAGCACACCACTCAACTTTAAAATCTCTTCCTCGCTCAAAAATAGCTGCATTGGTAGTAGTTCTTATCTGGATAGTGTTGGCAGTTTTGCTTTATAAATTGTTTTTTTAA
- a CDS encoding tetrahydrodipicolinate N-succinyltransferase N-terminal domain-containing protein: MEVIETTDAFKALIENIKKDTKGYKDPLAFGIARVDLGQLNPDKALQATYPVVNWNENFGSAAIFVQALADQGLSVDFSQNEQVFDINLDFLQSCLNAFTPYSDEAYGDAHKNIQVVSALYNQMINDGYKDGEFKVCFIYEDAALESVEATYLKLYAMSLAKVELRSINLNGAFGALPNVAWSNGKPIELDYLREFEIELKLAGEYPHVDFVDKFPRFLQHIIPADNTRILDTSKVRFGAQLAAGTTVMPGASYINFNAGTTGVSMVEGRISSSAIVGDGSDVGGGASILGVLSGTDGNPISVGKNCLLGANSVCGIPLGDACIIDAGIAILEGTKVGIYPEQLAKINEVNSGVTLDGEVFKGKQLAGLNGLHFRQNSLTGEITASRSTREIKLNADLH; encoded by the coding sequence ATGGAAGTTATTGAAACAACTGATGCTTTTAAAGCATTGATAGAGAACATTAAAAAGGATACAAAGGGGTATAAAGATCCTTTGGCATTTGGTATTGCAAGAGTAGATTTAGGGCAGTTAAATCCAGACAAAGCATTACAAGCAACATATCCGGTAGTAAACTGGAATGAGAACTTCGGTAGTGCTGCAATTTTTGTTCAAGCATTAGCTGATCAAGGTCTAAGTGTAGATTTTTCTCAAAACGAGCAAGTTTTTGACATCAACTTAGATTTCTTACAATCTTGTTTAAATGCATTTACACCATACAGCGACGAAGCTTACGGTGATGCACACAAAAACATTCAAGTAGTATCTGCACTTTATAACCAAATGATCAATGACGGTTATAAAGACGGTGAATTCAAAGTATGTTTTATCTACGAAGATGCTGCTTTAGAGAGTGTTGAAGCAACTTACCTAAAACTTTATGCAATGAGTTTAGCAAAAGTAGAACTTCGTAGCATCAACTTAAACGGAGCATTTGGTGCATTACCAAACGTTGCTTGGTCAAACGGTAAACCAATCGAACTTGACTACCTAAGAGAGTTTGAGATCGAATTAAAACTTGCAGGTGAATATCCACACGTAGATTTCGTAGATAAATTCCCAAGATTCTTACAACACATCATTCCAGCTGACAATACTCGTATCTTAGATACTTCAAAAGTAAGATTTGGTGCACAGCTTGCAGCAGGTACTACTGTAATGCCTGGTGCTTCATACATCAACTTCAATGCAGGTACAACTGGTGTATCTATGGTTGAAGGACGTATCTCATCTTCTGCTATCGTTGGTGACGGTTCTGACGTTGGTGGTGGTGCTTCTATCCTTGGTGTTCTTAGCGGAACTGATGGTAACCCAATCTCTGTTGGTAAAAACTGTCTTTTAGGTGCTAACTCTGTATGTGGTATCCCATTAGGTGATGCATGTATCATCGATGCAGGTATTGCTATTTTAGAAGGAACTAAAGTTGGTATCTATCCTGAACAACTTGCAAAAATCAATGAAGTTAACTCTGGTGTAACACTTGACGGTGAAGTTTTCAAAGGGAAACAACTAGCAGGTCTAAACGGTCTTCACTTCAGACAAAACTCTCTTACTGGAGAGATTACTGCATCTCGCTCAACAAGAGAGATCAAGCTTAACGCTGATCTTCACTAA